Proteins found in one Desulfosoma sp. genomic segment:
- a CDS encoding ATP-binding protein, giving the protein MAYIDQEVRKLVGKAVHHYGLIDPKDRIAVAVSGGKDSVLLLWLLRERLRRVPIHYDLVAVHVDLGFKPGTAEPLEDFFRSEGFEYRILRTDYGLQAHSSENRENPCFLCARRRRAAIFREAKALGCSKVALAHNQDDFIETFFINILYGAQTASIVPRQSFFGGSLTVIRPLALVDSQKVDRMVRRLGLPTVENPCPSVGRNARTQIREFLFGLYRSNRKIRGNIFHAMSHVNLEYLPPPLKQRPDSSRGME; this is encoded by the coding sequence GTGGCTTACATTGATCAGGAAGTGCGAAAGTTGGTGGGCAAAGCCGTCCACCACTACGGTCTGATCGACCCCAAAGATCGAATCGCGGTCGCCGTCTCGGGAGGCAAGGACAGCGTGCTGCTCTTGTGGCTGCTTCGAGAAAGGCTTCGACGCGTGCCCATCCATTATGATCTCGTGGCCGTTCACGTGGATTTGGGGTTTAAGCCCGGCACGGCCGAACCATTGGAAGACTTTTTTCGTTCGGAAGGATTCGAATACCGGATTCTTCGTACCGATTACGGTTTGCAGGCGCACAGCTCCGAGAATCGAGAAAACCCTTGTTTCCTCTGTGCCCGAAGACGACGTGCGGCTATATTTCGTGAAGCGAAAGCTCTGGGATGTTCCAAAGTGGCTTTGGCGCACAATCAAGACGATTTTATCGAGACGTTTTTCATCAACATTCTTTACGGAGCCCAGACGGCCAGTATTGTGCCGCGCCAAAGCTTTTTCGGGGGTTCTTTGACGGTCATACGGCCTTTGGCCCTGGTGGACAGCCAAAAGGTGGACCGCATGGTGCGACGTCTGGGATTGCCCACCGTGGAGAATCCATGCCCTTCGGTGGGACGAAACGCCCGCACCCAGATTCGAGAGTTCCTTTTCGGCCTGTATCGGTCCAATCGAAAGATTCGAGGGAACATTTTTCATGCCATGAGCCATGTCAACCTGGAATATCTGCCGCCGCCTCTGAAACAACGACCGGATTCCAGCCGCGGCATGGAATGA
- a CDS encoding MoxR family ATPase, which produces MQKASQSISLRFEGTERYYLNPELREIVNIAIAMEKPLLLSGEAGTGKTQLAFEIARALQLHMEEARCKSTFKGEELCYVYDTVLRLNDSRFGTGNTGRDVNNIWDYIRFGPIGRAFTCEDRRVLLLDEIDKTDSDTQDNLLDVLEDGAFIIREINHKIRARQRPIIIITSNAKRELSDPFLRRCFCHYIPFPGPEEMVKIVRLHYPDIPDAFLHASLETFYRLREEGFEKPPATAELLDWIGAMRASGVRGPGAGKDVAHIGTLLKRTQDILKFKGLRKTLRF; this is translated from the coding sequence GTGCAAAAGGCTTCTCAGTCCATTTCCCTTCGCTTCGAAGGCACCGAGCGCTACTATCTGAACCCGGAACTTCGAGAGATTGTCAATATTGCCATAGCCATGGAAAAGCCGTTGTTGCTGAGCGGAGAAGCGGGTACAGGAAAGACCCAGCTCGCCTTTGAAATCGCTCGAGCCCTTCAGCTGCACATGGAGGAAGCCCGGTGCAAGTCCACCTTCAAGGGGGAAGAGCTGTGTTACGTTTATGACACGGTGCTGCGCCTGAACGATTCCCGTTTCGGCACAGGGAACACAGGCCGCGACGTGAACAATATCTGGGACTATATTCGTTTCGGTCCCATCGGCAGAGCTTTTACCTGCGAAGACCGTCGTGTGCTCCTTCTGGATGAAATCGACAAGACGGATTCCGACACTCAGGACAATCTCTTGGATGTGTTGGAAGACGGCGCCTTTATCATTCGCGAAATCAACCATAAGATTCGAGCCAGGCAGCGTCCGATCATCATCATTACAAGCAATGCCAAGCGCGAACTTTCGGATCCTTTTCTGCGCCGTTGTTTTTGCCATTACATTCCTTTTCCAGGACCCGAGGAAATGGTCAAAATCGTGCGACTGCATTACCCGGACATTCCCGATGCCTTTTTACATGCATCGTTGGAAACCTTTTATCGTCTTCGCGAAGAGGGATTTGAGAAACCTCCCGCTACGGCCGAACTCTTGGACTGGATCGGAGCCATGAGAGCGAGCGGCGTTCGAGGTCCCGGGGCCGGGAAAGACGTGGCTCATATCGGCACGCTGCTCAAGAGAACCCAGGACATTTTGAAATTCAAAGGTCTTCGTAAAACCCTTCGTTTTTAA
- a CDS encoding MFS transporter has product MSLFLACALTFGFYTASYMRIPVVPLYAKSLGADTATVGWINSVFFLTAGCLSLPVGLLADRWGRKRLALGGIFIVSLTCFALAWARSSPQLMAIYFLFGIGLSAYGPTMMSYVADVSPVTHLGRSYGWYTTSLYVGMSVGPAIGAWIAQRFSFQDVFVVSGVLTVGLLIVLGVFLPTPQTGGKTGTNPPLGQLAVTVLQSRPLWGCWLITLGLCFGLGMFVTFIPLHARQSAIPVASIGLIFMIQGVSNAVFRIPFGHWSDRTGDRRRLVALGSLATAGAMVGFGAAHLLWQFLMWAAFLGAGLALAFTSIGTLIAAVADPRSRGLAMGGYNTAIYMGIMAASAAMGTVITLKGYFFAFSSTAALTALCLLLFGLLMKPYHPS; this is encoded by the coding sequence ATGAGCCTTTTTCTTGCCTGTGCTCTCACCTTTGGATTCTACACCGCTTCCTACATGCGTATTCCTGTAGTGCCCCTGTATGCCAAGAGTCTTGGAGCCGACACGGCCACCGTGGGCTGGATCAATTCCGTGTTTTTCCTCACCGCCGGATGCCTTTCCCTGCCTGTGGGACTTTTGGCGGATCGATGGGGAAGAAAACGGTTGGCCCTAGGGGGCATCTTCATCGTCAGTCTGACCTGTTTTGCCTTGGCTTGGGCAAGATCTTCGCCTCAGCTCATGGCCATCTATTTCTTGTTCGGGATCGGTCTTTCGGCCTACGGCCCTACCATGATGAGCTATGTTGCAGACGTTTCGCCGGTGACCCACCTGGGTCGCTCCTACGGGTGGTACACCACGTCGCTTTACGTGGGGATGAGCGTTGGGCCGGCCATTGGAGCTTGGATTGCGCAGCGGTTCAGTTTTCAGGATGTGTTCGTGGTTTCGGGTGTGCTGACCGTTGGATTGTTGATTGTGCTGGGTGTTTTCTTACCAACACCGCAAACGGGCGGCAAAACCGGAACCAACCCGCCTCTTGGGCAACTGGCCGTGACGGTTCTTCAGTCACGCCCTCTCTGGGGCTGCTGGCTGATCACTTTAGGGCTCTGCTTCGGCTTGGGAATGTTTGTCACCTTCATTCCTTTGCATGCTCGACAAAGTGCTATCCCCGTGGCTTCCATCGGGTTGATCTTTATGATCCAGGGTGTTTCCAACGCTGTGTTTCGCATTCCTTTTGGCCATTGGAGTGACCGGACGGGGGATCGCAGACGCTTGGTGGCCCTGGGATCCCTGGCAACAGCAGGGGCCATGGTCGGCTTTGGGGCCGCTCATCTTTTGTGGCAGTTTCTGATGTGGGCCGCCTTTCTAGGGGCGGGCTTAGCCCTGGCTTTCACTTCCATTGGAACGCTCATCGCGGCTGTGGCCGATCCCCGCTCTCGAGGACTGGCCATGGGTGGATATAACACGGCGATTTATATGGGCATTATGGCCGCCTCAGCCGCCATGGGAACGGTGATCACCCTCAAAGGCTACTTTTTTGCTTTTTCGAGCACAGCCGCGCTCACGGCACTTTGTCTTCTGCTCTTCGGCCTCCTCATGAAACCCTATCATCCATCATAG
- a CDS encoding carbon-nitrogen hydrolase family protein, whose amino-acid sequence MDVTLTIALAQVQGSSDPFQNLEKAHHLAARAAQSGTKLLVFPEMFMGLPKGDQTPVSLARHGYANFLKHLSSIAIDSGLNILAGIWEPSPDSHRAYNTAVLVDTQGKLLATYRKLHLFDALNVRESDTMKPGDAPPFVVSVEGFRVGVAICYDLRFPEVFRYLADQGAQLIVVPAGWYQGSVKEELWLTLLQARAVENTVYIAGCNLIGHAFCGRSTVFDPFGIPIATAIEGEDCIIAVVSSARLRAVREKLPCLENRRRDLF is encoded by the coding sequence ATGGATGTGACACTCACCATAGCCTTAGCCCAGGTGCAAGGGAGCAGCGATCCGTTCCAGAATCTGGAAAAGGCGCACCATCTTGCAGCAAGGGCTGCGCAATCCGGCACGAAGCTTTTGGTGTTTCCCGAGATGTTTATGGGGCTTCCTAAAGGAGATCAGACGCCCGTATCTTTGGCGCGGCACGGATATGCGAATTTCTTGAAACATTTAAGCAGCATCGCGATAGACTCCGGCCTCAATATTCTTGCCGGGATTTGGGAACCATCGCCGGATTCCCATAGGGCTTACAACACCGCCGTCCTTGTCGATACTCAAGGAAAATTGCTGGCCACATACCGAAAGCTACACCTTTTCGACGCCCTGAACGTTCGGGAATCCGACACCATGAAGCCTGGGGACGCTCCACCTTTTGTGGTTTCCGTCGAAGGATTTCGTGTGGGTGTGGCCATATGTTATGATCTTCGTTTTCCTGAAGTGTTTCGCTACCTTGCCGATCAAGGTGCCCAGCTTATTGTAGTGCCTGCAGGCTGGTACCAAGGTTCGGTTAAGGAAGAGCTTTGGCTCACTTTACTTCAAGCCCGCGCCGTCGAAAACACGGTTTACATTGCCGGGTGCAACCTGATCGGCCACGCCTTTTGTGGCCGAAGCACCGTTTTCGACCCCTTTGGAATCCCCATTGCGACAGCCATTGAAGGAGAAGATTGCATCATCGCCGTTGTTTCCTCGGCGCGTCTCAGAGCCGTTCGAGAAAAGCTCCCATGTCTCGAAAACCGTAGAAGGGACCTTTTCTAA